TGCCCGCCGCTTCGACGTCGAGGACGGCTGGCCGGTGGTGTGCGAGCCCTTCACTCAGTGGGTGCTGGAGGATCACTTCCCGCCGGGCCGCCCGCCTTTCGAGGCGGCCGGCGTGCAGCTGGTCGACGACGTCGAGCCCTTCGAGCTGATGAAGCTGCGGCTTTTGAACGCGAGCCACCAGGCGCTGACCTACTTCGGCTATCTGGCGGGCTACCGCTACGCCCACCAGGTGTGCCAGGACCCGCTGTTCGTCGAGTTTTTGCGCCGTTACATGAAAGAGGAGGGCGCGCCGACGCTGGCGCCGGTGCCGGGTATCGATCTAAACGCCTACCAGCGCACGCTGATCGAGCGCTTCGCCAACCCGGAAATCAGGGACACCCTGGCACGGCTTTGTGCCGAAAGCTCGGATCGTATCCCCAAGTGGCTGGTGCCGGTGATTCGCCACCAGCTTGCCCACGATGGCGACATGGCAATGAGCGCGGCGGTCGTGGCCAGCTGGGCGCGCTACGCCGAGGGCGTGGACGAGCAGGGCGAGCCAATCGAGGTGGTCGACGCGCTGCGCGAGCCGCTGATGGCGATCGCCCGCGACAACCGTACCCGGCCCGAGGCGTTCGTCGACAACCGCGAGCTCTTTGGCGATCTGGCCGACAGCCCGCGCTTCATGGCGGCGTATCTCGAGGCGCTTTCACTGCTGCACGAACGCGGCGCGCGCGCTACGCTTCAAGCACTGCTCGCCTCTAAAGGAAGCTCGTGATGTACATCGGTGTGGATTGCGGCACCCAAAGCACCAAGGTGGTGGTGCTGGATGTCGAACAAGGGGGCATTCTCGGTGAAGCCAGCCGCGCCCACCGGCTGGAAGAAGGGCCGAACGGGCGCCGCGAGCAGGCCCCCGCCGAGTGGCTCGCTGCCTTCAGAGGCGCGTTTTTTGATGCCATCGAGCGCGCCGGGGTCGACGCCCGCGCGGTGCGCGCGATCGGCGTCTCCGGCCAGCAGCACGGCATGGTGGCGCTGGACGCCGATGGGGTGCCGGTCTACCCGGCCAAGCTCTGGTGTGATACGGAGACAAGCAGCGAGAACGCCGCGCTGGTCGAGCGCCTGGGCGGCGAGGCGGGGTGTCTGGAGAAGCTCGGCCTGGTGCTGCAAACCGGCTATACCGCCTCCAAGCTCGCCTGGCTCAAACGCCATCATCCGGACGCCTACCGGCGCATCGCCACGATCCTGCTGCCCCACGACTACCTCAACTTCTGGCTCACCGGCGAGCGGGTCACCGAGGCCGGCGACGCCTCGGGCACCGGCTATTTCGATACCCGCGCCCGCGTTTGGCAAACCGAGGTGTTTGGCCAGATCGCCCCGGAACTCGACCCGGCCCAAGTGCTGCCGCGCCTTTTAACGCCTTGTGAGCCTGCAGGTGTG
The window above is part of the Halomonas sp. GD1P12 genome. Proteins encoded here:
- a CDS encoding mannitol dehydrogenase family protein: MVRLTQQALTALDAAVTVPTYYRRAVSAGIVHIGVGGFHRAHQAMYLDTLMNQGEALDWGIVGVGVMPGDKRMQEVLSRQDHLYTLVVKHPDGTFEPRVIGSMVDYLFAPDDVDAVIEAMANPAIRIVSLTVTEGGYNVHPVSGAFNLDNPLIKRDLSAPERPASTFGLVVEALVRRRARGLSPFTVMSCDNIQGNGDVARRMFSAFAAARERELGEWLENNVAFPNSMVDRITPVTVADDIDELARRFDVEDGWPVVCEPFTQWVLEDHFPPGRPPFEAAGVQLVDDVEPFELMKLRLLNASHQALTYFGYLAGYRYAHQVCQDPLFVEFLRRYMKEEGAPTLAPVPGIDLNAYQRTLIERFANPEIRDTLARLCAESSDRIPKWLVPVIRHQLAHDGDMAMSAAVVASWARYAEGVDEQGEPIEVVDALREPLMAIARDNRTRPEAFVDNRELFGDLADSPRFMAAYLEALSLLHERGARATLQALLASKGSS